ttaagactttaacataaaataatacgatatataattgaaaaataaaaggattgtatacatatatctatagtgtattttttatgtattactAAAAATGCTAGAAGCataatgatattttatagATATCGTTGTATTATCGAATATTGatgatattttatgaatctatatttatgatTACCTATCATATGTTGTAATGtgtttaattaatattaaaaatacatattaaCCTGAACgcatattatattgtaGACAAGTATCCCAAATTAATTGAATTATAATTCATGCCCAacttcatatataatattattatacagTTCGGTTATCAAAATGccatttaaattaaaacaaatatgatACACATTATAAGttttactaaataaaattttcatcaaataaagaaacatATTGTGTTATTCATGATTAAATATAACTATGGGTTAGCATGTCTTATATTATAGATAATAAGGGTTCTTATATATTGTCAGCCCCAATTatcaataaatatataattcgaagttataatattaccacatttaatatatatgaacgAATTAGACATAAGTGTTATaacttataaaatatggtATGCTACCCCTTTCACATTAATGGCTATATCCCCTTTTTGTTGCATATTTTGGCTTCATTTTGAGATTAAACATACGgaaattgtaaatatatctGATCAAAATTTACAGaccaataaatattatcaaattattcaaaatgaaatacaatataataCTCAACCCTAACCCCAAACATAGATTCCATAGAACAAAACTCTAAACCTAAATCTAAACCTAAACCCTCATATAgcttataattttattaataaatgtgtttaaattattttatttaaaacaattataaatattaactAAAGTGAGTAAATTAAAATTCcattaatatttcatatataatatatatgcatgtaaATAAGGATAAATGAGTTTTTAACAAACACTGAAAGAggataaattaattatgtaacgtgattatatattaaactaaaatatatataataataaaacaaacaattaaatcaaatttcattattctataaaatgtaaaagTGTAACTTTTATgctataaaatattaaatatattttttttaatcatttaaacaagtataataaaacataataataaggaatggctatttttatatttctgattttttaaaggaTAATTTAAAGTTTGTCCAACAGTTCTTAATTATGGAAATCGTATACGGTATAACTAGTAATATTAAGTACCCCCATCCTGATGCTACTATCGCAAAATGAGCTACCATAAACACCATAAACTtcttaaataattttttattttctttttttaactttcGATCAATTTTGAATTTCTTATAATTACTACTTGATgtaatttcattatattcgTCTTCAAAATTATCATCGTCAATCCCCAAGAAATTTCCTTCGTTTTCCAATTGTTTAAAGTTTTCATGTTCTGATACAGAactatttccatttttttttattatttttttatccaGTATTGGTTGTATTGCTAATTCACCATTCGTTTTATCagcaatttttttttttaattcttctaATTCTTTTCGACACtcattaattaatttttttgtcttaCTATCTACATTTTTGAAATCAAGTGATGTGTTACTTCCTTTATGTTTCTTTATATGTGAATCTATAATATTTCGAAGGTGTGCTATTTCTTTGTTACCTTCAACATAATCACCAAGTTGACTTGCAAGACTCAAAGTTGATTgataaaattcatttaaatcAAATTGGTTATCTATATATGCTAATATCCTATTATTTCTAAAGTTTATCACATTCCTTTCAAGGCATATCCCTCTATCGTTTACAAAGTATAGTTCctgaaaataaatgaaatatttattaacacatatgtaattaattttaattgttGGTTTAACTTAACATAAGTACCTTACCAATTCAtgaaacaataatataaggCTAATGTGAAACAAATAGATACGAAAActataatgaaatattattaataataaaagaaaataaagtGTAACTTACATTTTTGGCATATTCAAAAGAACAAATAGCAATTGAAAAAagaacatattttaaaacacTGACTCTCATTTTTAcctttattaaataaaagaacTAATATATGAAGTTTGAGGTAATGTCGGTAacttaatatttattcacaaaatagtaatatttactagttttttgttctaaaatttatgaataaatgaatatatctataaaaaaaacgaatttatttcatttattaactttttacactctataaaattaattaatgtaattgttataataaatttcgttatttcattaaaattgcttatggatatatatattatattttttttcaaagaAATATTAGCTTTTCTCTAAAAAATACACcgtttttaatattttaattataaaaaaatatatgtatataataatttatccatataaaacatttttggAAATTTCTTATAGAAATCGgcttttaatataatctATAATacattgatatatttagtGATACGggtttaataatttataaacttatatttttctattattgtttacatacgaacaaattattaaatatcaattaaaatcataaaacattagatacatatataagaaTAGATACAAACATATACTGAAAACATTAACAAATCATCgttgttatttatatttaaatggtttataatttattatggTTTCAACTGAATCATCTTATAATTAGTACCCAGCCtcatatataatgttaTTGTTATAGTTCAGTTggtataatataatttaaattaaagtAATTTTAACACAAATTATAAGCTTTACTAAATAAATGTTTcatcaaataaagaaacatattttatgttttgaTATCCATAATTCAATATAATACCTGATTAACaagttttatataataaacaattatgatattacataatacaatttcatatatacccaatatctatattaatatatgaaatttaGTTATTTTACTTTAACCATGTTAAATCAATATTAcccaattatatataacttatgaaaaaatgttatacgGCCCCTTTCATATTAATGATTATGCcccttttttttgttgCATATTTGGACTTTTAAACTTCATCTCGTGATTAAGCATGCGATTGTACATAGATTTAGTTAGTATTCAAAGACCAATAAATgtgataaaattataaaaagttaaataaagatataaacCACCTTCTGAGAAAAGGAGTAAACCTTTAAGTTTATTGCCCAAATGTGCAACATGCTTTTGTgcattaataataaaataaaaaacatattttgaACAATACCTTCAGTGAGTTACATAAATTACGTTTTGGCATTTATAATTTCCttatagtaataaaatgataCAAACTATCCTAAGTATGGGcaatgaaaaaatgaactCCAAATATGAGAAGGAActtaaaagtatatataaaaaaacaaataattcgtataattataatatttttttttattgtcaTTAGATAAATGcctataatatatacatataaagcAAACcttattaaaaatagcaTATGGAGAAGCATGTTACATTTTGTGTCCATgttaatgttttttaattaaaaattttgtatgcaatataatttattgcATTTCAGagttaaatttatttattttaatatcttTAAGTTCCAATGATAATAACATGATactgtatatatataggcAAGGATGCATACAAATGCTTACACATATATGAAAGGTATCTATTTGTTAATGGTAACAATATGCAGTAGTGTATTAAACGAAAAGTATAtaccaaataaaaataatgtcattataattatatttaaaattatataatataaaaggaAAACAGCATTAAAgcttattatattatattaatcatatataatgatatatg
This genomic window from Plasmodium berghei ANKA genome assembly, chromosome: 2 contains:
- a CDS encoding fam-b protein, producing MRVSVLKYVLFSIAICSFEYAKNELYFVNDRGICLERNVINFRNNRILAYIDNQFDLNEFYQSTLSLASQLGDYVEGNKEIAHLRNIIDSHIKKHKGSNTSLDFKNVDSKTKKLINECRKELEELKKKIADKTNGELAIQPILDKKIIKKNGNSSVSEHENFKQLENEGNFLGIDDDNFEDEYNEITSSSNYKKFKIDRKLKKENKKLFKKFMVFMVAHFAIVASGWGYLILLVIPYTISIIKNCWTNFKLSFKKSEI